The genomic DNA TAAATCATCTGCAAGGATGATCACTTCGTCCGTTATCATTGATGGAGTCTTGAATTCGATACCCATAAGGTGGGCCAGGATACGCTTTCGTACGTCCCGGATATCTGCTGCTCTTTCCTTCATATACTCATTATCCATATTTTCAAACATGGATATGAACATGCTCGTCACATCATCCAAAGCGCTTTCTGCATTTACATTTTCTTCATTGATTTTACCTTTTACATTATCGATCAATTCAGGATCTTGAAGAACAAGAAGATGGGCAGCAAAGATTGCTGCCTTATCTTCTCCAAGCTCCTTTTCAGCGTGAGTTTTGATCGCTTCAAGCTCTTCTTTGGATTTTGCAATGGCTGCATCAAAACGTTCAACTTCATCTGCTGGGTTCTCAATCTTTTTCTTTTCGACGTCCAGTACAGGATTCTCAAGCTTGAACGCTTTGGCGATCGCAATTCCTGCTGAAGCGCCGATCCCCGTAATGCGTTTACTCATTACTCAGCTAATCCTTCCTGTTTCAGTAATTCTGTTAATGCAGACAACGCTTCATCAGCATCGTTACCTTCTGCTTTGATTGTAATTTCAGATCCTTGTTGAATACCTAAAGACATGACGCCCATGATCGATTTCAAGTTAACGGATTTTCCTTTGTGCTCAAGTTCAATATCAGAGCTGAATTGACCTGCTTTATTCACCAATGTCGTTGCTGGTCTTGCGTGAATTCCTGATTCGCTTGTTACTGTAAAAGTTTTCTCTGCCATTTTTCATCTTCCTTTCTATTTTTCAATTGAAATGATGTTTTCTTCACCGTGGTCTACAGATCCAGATTTCTCTATTTTAACTTTTTCTCCATCCTGAAGATTTGTAAACACGATCGGTGTAATTGTTGATTTTGCATGCTTAGCAATGTAGTCAAGATCAGCTTTCATGAGCTCTTGACCTTGCTTCACTTCATCACCTTGTTCAACCAATACTTCGAAGCCTTCACCCTTCAGGTTGACCGTATCGATGCCGAAGTGGATTAAGATTTCTCTACCATCTTTTGTTTCTAGTCCAATCGCATGTTTAGTCGGGAAGACATTCATCACTTTGGCGTCAGCTGGTGCAACCACAGTGCCATCGGTTGGTTCGATTGCGAATCCATCCCCCATCATCTTACCTGCAAACACTTCATCAGGTACTTCTGTAATTGGCATTAACTTACCTTTGATTGGTGAGTAAATAGAATAGTTATTCATATCAACATCTCCTTTCAAAGAATCAGGATTAACATCTTCAATTTGTTCTTGCACTTCTTCTTCAGGATCAACCTCCACTTTTCGTGGATGCTTCCCTTTCATGATATCTTGCATTTGTGATTTTATGGAGTCGGATCTCGGTCCAAAGATTGCTTGAATATTGTTCCCTACTTCTAGTACTCCGGATGCACCTAATTTTTTCAGACGGTTCTTATCAACTTTCTTCACATCGTTGACGGAAACACGTAGACGTGTGATGCATGCATCCAAGTGTGAGATGTTATCTTGTCCACCAAGTCCTTCTAGGA from Pseudalkalibacillus sp. SCS-8 includes the following:
- a CDS encoding phosphocarrier protein HPr, which produces MAEKTFTVTSESGIHARPATTLVNKAGQFSSDIELEHKGKSVNLKSIMGVMSLGIQQGSEITIKAEGNDADEALSALTELLKQEGLAE